The genomic segment GGTTTGCCGTTAAGACGGAACGTGCCCCCTTCCTGTGAAACAGTGCGAATGCCGGTGGTCAGCACATAATCATCGATGACCGCGCCGTCTCTGTTTTCAACCTCCACCTGTACCTGATACAGCGAGGGCGAGGCAGGCGACCACAGCCTTGGATGGTCCATCGTCCAGTCCATGGAAAATTCCTTGATCCCCGGTCCGATCAAGACCGGCAGCTCCACTGTCGGACTCTTTTCAGTCTGATCTCTGTCCTCCCAGCCTTTCATTTTAATTCTGATTTTTCCTTTGAATCCCAGCGTCCCCTTGTGTTCAACACGGACAGCGGCATGAACCACTGCCCGGCCGGCTTGAATGGATTTGGTATAAACAAAAGCATCCTGTACATAGGTCTCAGCGACCAGGTCGAGGAACGCACGCCCGGCAAACCAACCATAATTAAGATCCCGGTACGAATGCGAGTAGACTGTCCCCTGGTCCGGAGTCAGATAGAAAGCATTCACTTTGATCGCAAATAGGTTTTCCGAATAAGGATTCAGGTAATCCGTGACCTCCAGGCGAATGGGATAACGGTCCTTGATCAGCGCCGCCATTCTGCCGTTGATCCATATTTCCCCGCCGGGATCCAGCGTTTCAATAGATAAATAAGCTTTTGTCAAACGGTCGATCTTGACGGTTTTTCTGAGAAACAGATCCTCCCCTTCATATCGTTCCGATCCCACGGCGTGGGGAAGATCGGTCATCGGCCAACCGCCATCGTCATACCACTCCCCCTGCCAGCCGGCGGTGGAGGGTTCCACATCGAAACGCTCATCGATGAAGGTTTTGGGATAAAAGGGTTGCGCCGCATCGGCGGTTCGATGATAACCAACGCCGTACAACTCGTCGATCTCAATATTCCCCCGGGCTTTAATTCGCAAATTGTCGACGAGCACGGCTGCTTCCTGGGCCGCCACATAGTCCGCGACTCGTTCGCCGTTGATCAAGACCGTGTAATGCGCCTCGCCGCCGGGCCCGGCCAGATCCGCCTCGATCCTGATGTCCTGCCAGACATAAGGCTTGCAACCGCTCCTTTTTGTTTTTTCACCCTTGGAATAGTATGAGAATGAGTCGTTGTTCATTTCAAGTGTTGCCAGGGTCTTGCGTCCTCCCTGATCGAGCAGCGAGAACTCGGCCGCTGCCGTGTCCTCCAACAGAAGGGCCTTCCACTGAAGAGAAAATCGCCAAGTCTGGGCAGGCAGATCCCACTTCCATTCAGCGCCGCCCTGTAAGTGCAATGCCCCCTGCTTGATCAGCATATCTCTGGCGCCTTTATACTTGGCCAGTTTTCTGACGCTCTCCTCATGTTTTCCTGTTTTCGAACTTGTCCATTTCCAGCGGTCCAGCATCACTCTTTTGCGGATCGAAGGAAGCGGCTGCGGTTTGATATGCTTTAGCAAATCAAGAGATTCCCCGCCGCTGACCACCCGGCTGTCAAGCTCCTGGTCGCCATAAAAGGCAGAAACCTGGTCCGCATAGTATTTGAGAAACTGAAGACGCTGCTCGATGTTCAGCGTGCTGGTCTCTCCTTTGAAATCGGTTTCGCCGTTGGCGCGCGGGTCTTTAGAATAATAACGGACTTCATACCCGGCCGGCATCGATTGCGCGAATGACGGCCGCTCGGTGAAGACTATCCCCAGCGCCAGCAAACAGACAAACAGGTTTCTGTTGCTCCCTTTCATGGCAACCTTTCACTAAAATGATGGTTTGCGAGTATTCGTATTTTTTCATCAGCTCCACCATCGGTGGAAGGGGCTGATTCATCCGACGAAAAGCGAAGGGCTTCCCCGGTCCCGCCCGATTTCAGCGTCAAAGGCTCGAGTGGAGATCTCATTACTATTAAAACGAAAAATAGACAATCAGAAAAATAATAGCAAGTGTAAATCATTTGACTTGATATTCTGCATCCGAACAGCTATTTTTTTATGAAAAACCCATCCAAGTTTAAAGGCAAAAAGATGAACAGAATAGCATTCCTGAACCTGCTGCTGATGCTGTGCACAACGCTGGCAGCCAGGGAGTATCATGTGTCGGTCCGGGGTTCTGACGCGAACGAGGGTTCGCCGGCGAGGCCGTTAAAAACCATCCAGGCTGCGGCACTCCGCGCCCTGCCGGGCGACACCATCACCGTGCACGCCGGGACCTATCGAGAACGGGTGAATCCCGTGCGCGGCGGCGAATCCGACCACCGGCGCATCGTCTACCGGGCTGCTCCAGGAGAGACGGTGCATCTCAAGGGCTCAGAGATCGTCAGCGAATGGACCAGGGTCAAAGGCGGCGTGTGGAAAAAGATCCTGGCTAATTCATTTTTCGGCGATTATAATCCCTACAAAGATTTAATTTACGGTGACTGGTTCAGCGACCATGGAAGACCCCATCACACCGGCGAGGTCTTTTTGAACGGCAAATCGTTGTATGAGGTGGAATCGCTGGACAAGGTGATGAATCCGGCGCCGCTGGCGGACGCCCAGGACCAGGAAGGCTCCACCTATGTCTGGTACTGCACGAGCGACGACGCGCAGACCACCCTCTGGGTCAATTTTCACCGTCATCAGCCGAACAAAGAGCTGGTGGAGATCACGACACGGCCCTGTTGCTTTTACCCGGAAAAGACCGGCATCCATTACCTGACCATTCGCGGATTTCACATGAGCCAGGCGGCGACACAGTGGGCGCCGCCGACCGCAGAGCAGCCTGGATTGATCGGCGCCAACTGGAGCAAGGGCTGGATTATCGAGCACAACGTCATCAGCAACAGCAAGTGTTCCGGCATCACTCTGGGAAAGGACCGCAGCACCGGCCAGAACGCCTGGCTGGCGGATCCGAGCAAAGACGGCTCGCAGCATTATAACGAGACGATTTTCAAAGCGCTCAGGGCCGGATGGAACCGGGAGAATATCGGTTCACACATCGTTCGGAACAACACGATTTACAACTGCGAGCAGACCGGCCTATGCGGAAGTCTGGGCGCGGTGTTCAGTCAAATCTACGGCAATCACATCTACAACATTTGGACCAAACGTCAATTCGGCGGCGCTGAGCTGGCCGGCATCAAGATCCACGCCTCCATCGACGTGGTCATCCGCAACAACCGCATTCACAACACCTGCCGCGGGCTGTGGATGGACTGGATGGCGCAGGGCACCCAAATTTTGGCGAATTTACTCTATGATAATTACAGCGAGGACCTGTTCCTGGAAGTGAACCACGGTCCCTATCTGGTATGCAACAACATGATGCTGTCGCCGCGCGCTATTTTCAACATGTCTCAGGGAGGCGCGTTTGTGCACAACCTCATCACCGGCCGCATCTTTGTCCGGCCCGAACCGAACCGATTCACCCCTTATCATTTCCCCCACTCTACCGACGTGGCCGGACTGATAACGATCCTCAACGGCGATGACCGCTATTTCAACAACCTTTTTGCGTCGGACAGCTCGTGCGATAAAAAAGTTCTGGCTCCCAACAGGCAGACGCCCGCTCATTTCTTAAAATACACGTTCGGATTGCAGCAGTACGCAACCGCCCAATGGCCGGTGAGAACGGCTTCCAATCTTTATCTCAATGGCTATCAACCCTACGGCCAGGAGACGAACAGCGTGATGAACAGTTCCCTGAATCCGGCCATTCGATTGGAGGACAAGGGCGAAGAGGTGTATCTGCACCTCAGCACTGATTCATCCTTCCAAAAAATAAAAACACAGCTGGTGACGAGCATACTGCTCGGCAGAGCCAAAATGGCGGATGCCGCCTGGGAGAATCCCGACGGCAGCAGCCTGACCATTGACTGGGATTATTTCGCCAAGCCGCGTTCGTCCACATCGCCGCGGGTCGGACCGTTTGAAAATGTGGTCCTGGGAGAACAGACGATAAGGATCTGGTAGCGATCTCGCCGGATTAACAGCGTGCACCCATCCGACCGAACGCGAAAAACGGGTATACCGCCAATTGAATAGTCAAACCTGCAAGTTTTGGTCAACGGTTAAATAAACCTGCGGGCGCCGGATTTTAAAAATCGGCATGGGAAGCCGTCACCACCATGCCTTTTAACCGTCGGGAGTGAAAAAAGTGAATATGAAGCGCTGCTCGATCCTCTTTATGGTGATCTCCGTCATCGGCGGAATCCTGGCCACAGCCGGCTTTTGCCAGAGCCCAGCACCCTTTAAAGATGTTGTGCTCTATGCGCCCGGACATTTCGGCAACAGCTATGAGGTCATGAGCCCCGGTCAAATGGAGAACTATCTCGCTGCCTGCAAGGCTTACGGCTTCAACCGCTATGCCGACTGGTATGACACAGTGGATTGCACCGATCCCTTTTCCGGCCAGCGGCACACCCTTCTGGGCGCCAGTCTCTGGCAGCGGAAAAAGGCGAACTTTTACTCCGCCCAGTCTCTGGGTCTGTCCTGTGAGTGGCTGATCACGCCCAACCATGTTTTCGCCGAACAGTGTTGCGTCGCGCCGGCCGTACAGTCGGAAAGAATTTTCGGACAACTGGTATGCCCGTCGCAACCCGAAGGACGCAAAATAATTCTGCAGAATTATAAAAATCTCTTTGCCGACCTTGCCGCCTCCGGCGTTCATTTAAAGGTCCTCTGGTCAGCGCCCTATGATTACGGCGGCTGCGCCTGCACGGCATGCAGCCCCTGGATACTCACCTTTGCCAAACTCAGCCGCGAAATTTACGCCATCGCCGCAGCCTATCACCCCGGCATCGAAATGCGCTTCATCGGCTGGTGGTGGTCTGAGGAGGAGCACCGCCGTTTCGCTGCATGGGCTGACCAGGAGGCGCCCGGCTGGGTCAAAAGCATCGCCCTGCACATCCCCTATGGGAAAATGGACGTCAGCGATGTGCCGTTGCCCAAAGGGTGTGAGCGTCAGGCGTTCGTTCATATCGGTTATGCAGAGGAAGCCAGACCGCGCGACATCTATGGCCAGTTCGGGCCCGTGGCAGCTCCAAGCCGGTTGCAGCAGACTCTCGATTCATTGAAACAGCATGGCTGCACAGGGGTTGTGGCCTATTCAGAAGGGGTGTTCGATGATGTGAACAAATTTCTCCTGGCCGGCCTTGCCTCCAGGCAGTATATGGATGCGGAATCCGCGTTGGCTGAATATGCCCGGCGGTTTTTTAATGCCAACGAGCGTACGGCGGAAAAATGGGCGGATTGGCTGGCCGCGTGGGGGCGGCCCTTTAGCCTGCAGGCGAAAACGTTAAAGCCCATGCCAGGAGAGCCTGCCTCTCGGGAGATCAAAGAGAACTGGCGCATGCGGCAATGGGATTTCAAGATCAAGTTGTTGCAGGCGCACAACCGCATCATGGCCATGGAGGGTTGGCCCGCAGAACGGTCAGCGGCTGTGGACGAGTTTTGGCAGATACACGAGCGCCTGGAGCGGGAGGTCTGGGGACTGGGACCGACACGGGGCTGTCTGGCGCGAACGAGCAGCCATCTGCCCTGGTATACGGAATGGGCAAAACAGGCAGCCGCCGCAATATTGGGGGAGGATGCCAGGTAACGGTTTTGCAGGATGATGCGCATATCCTGGTATCTATGCAGAGGAGTCCTACGCGTTCCCCGGCCCATTAGCAGACTCGTATGAACCTTGATCAGCAGCAACGCGCCTGGGAAATCTCCCACCCGCGCAGAGACACTGATTTGGACTTTAGGAAAAGTCTGTTTGGAGGATAACGGACACCGGCCTTATTTAAGTAAAGTCATTTGATGAGTGCGGCTGGCGCCGTCGACCGTCAGCTGTACCAGGTAGACACCGGTTGCCACCGGACTATGGGAATCATCGCGGCCATCCCAGCGAACCTGCTGTTCACCGCTCAGCTTGCGGTTATCGACCAGCGTGCGCACGTGCCGTCCCAGCAGGTCCAACACCTTCAGAGTAACCGTCTCCAATTCAGGCAAGGAAAAACGAATGATCGTCTGCGCGTTAAAGGGATTTGGATAATTGCCCTGCAGGCTGATCGTCTCGGGCATGACGATTTTTTGCGCGATGCCGGTGACGGCGCCTTCGCGGATGTCGAGGATCTGGTTGACCGGCACACTGACGAAACGATCCACCACGCCGCTGGGCCAGCGGATGATGACCGAATCCACGACCGT from the bacterium genome contains:
- a CDS encoding right-handed parallel beta-helix repeat-containing protein encodes the protein MNRIAFLNLLLMLCTTLAAREYHVSVRGSDANEGSPARPLKTIQAAALRALPGDTITVHAGTYRERVNPVRGGESDHRRIVYRAAPGETVHLKGSEIVSEWTRVKGGVWKKILANSFFGDYNPYKDLIYGDWFSDHGRPHHTGEVFLNGKSLYEVESLDKVMNPAPLADAQDQEGSTYVWYCTSDDAQTTLWVNFHRHQPNKELVEITTRPCCFYPEKTGIHYLTIRGFHMSQAATQWAPPTAEQPGLIGANWSKGWIIEHNVISNSKCSGITLGKDRSTGQNAWLADPSKDGSQHYNETIFKALRAGWNRENIGSHIVRNNTIYNCEQTGLCGSLGAVFSQIYGNHIYNIWTKRQFGGAELAGIKIHASIDVVIRNNRIHNTCRGLWMDWMAQGTQILANLLYDNYSEDLFLEVNHGPYLVCNNMMLSPRAIFNMSQGGAFVHNLITGRIFVRPEPNRFTPYHFPHSTDVAGLITILNGDDRYFNNLFASDSSCDKKVLAPNRQTPAHFLKYTFGLQQYATAQWPVRTASNLYLNGYQPYGQETNSVMNSSLNPAIRLEDKGEEVYLHLSTDSSFQKIKTQLVTSILLGRAKMADAAWENPDGSSLTIDWDYFAKPRSSTSPRVGPFENVVLGEQTIRIW